In Babesia microti strain RI chromosome IV, complete genome, the sequence TTAATATGCCTCAAAACCTATATCATGTAATAAGTTACTCCTGCATTGTTTGCAGAATGTACTGCAATATTAATCTTTTCCCAACTCTTTTCACAACCAAAAACACTAAACTAAATTATGCAATCCCTCACATCTTGttgtttcaattttttaatttgcCTGATCATATTGgaataacaaattaaagTTTTGAGTGCATTTAGATCATTATGATTGAAAATCTCTGATGAAAAATGTCTAATGAAACTTCCCGGTGAAATACCCGAATTTATCATTGCATATTCTATTGTTATTGTGCCTGAATcatgttaattattaccaATGCTGCAACTGGTGTCAATCATGCTgtttttgcgataattcGTGATAAATTTCTCACTCAATCTATCATACAATTGTttagtattattaatatctGGATAATGATTGAAATAGTTTAGGTAGTCTTCCAAACTAATTATTGAGTTATCAATGTATCCAGAATCATctaataatgaatttgcTAATGTAGAATCTATGTCCTGAATGAAACTTTGGTGTCTATATATGCGATTATTGAGTTTAGTGCCAACTAGATCCACATATAGACTGGATTCTTTTGCCGAATTGATAGTTAGTAGGAATGTCAAATCTGGATTCTTCAAATCAACGTTCAACTTgtatctatataaatagtgAATTACTTGTGGGCAAAATAGTCCATAATGGCATCCTTTACCACCAAAGAagtgtaattatttgatttaaagCTATCTAATCCCCTAGAAATATCTGATTTTACCATAAAACTGACGTAAGGATTTAGATAGTTTGACCATTCGACATTCCTACAGGAGttcaataaatcaatacTGTTATGAGAAGTGAAAGTGGCGAGTTGTAGATAGATTTGTTTAGCAAATCTAAGTGAAATTTTGGCTACCTTGAGAAATATGAGAGGAAATAGGCATGTTTTAAGGAAACGTTGGAAATAGATACTGATGAGTGTGAAATTGTCATGTCATTTTGAGGGAACCCGAATGATAGTAGCTCATTATGTAGATACTTTTCAATTCCAAATACGCATTTAACATAGagtttatataatttgtcaCCACTGCATGTTGTCATATATGTTATGTAAAGTCAAGCACTGGTCAGTATAGGGTGTAACCAGTGATGATGAAGGTACACATGCCCAAAAGTATAGTTGATGGTGTATACCAAAactcaattaattatgaaaATGTTGGTATTGCAATATCTCAACTTTTTGGCATTATAACTAATGATGCTTCTCGTTtggaattaattattttatatacaacGGAAAGCGTTAGCTCCAATgaagttgataaattgagtAATGATGTGGAAATGTCATTACCATGGTgtgttaataaattatctgtGTTTGTTAAATCGCAAAATAGTGTTAATTTGGATAACttaatcaataaaatctGTGGCCTTGGTGTAGAATATGTGATTGTGAATGAATATTGCATGGAATCTCatgttttaaaattgttttctattaaatataataatttggagAAGTTGGAATGtgaatttaatatattaagtaatgaatttgatcTGCTAAAAAAGTTTGGTTATAACACTTGCAATTATACCATATTTATCGAAGATAATATTTCTATTAAGGAAATAAAAGCTGGATTACATGTTTCAGACAAATCATTAGCTATGAAAATTAAGAATTTGATTGAGTCTATTGATTTGGAACAGTTGACAATTGATGGAGATAGTGACACATTTAATACGGATATTagtgtaaataaaattatagaGGATAGTGAAGCTAAATATGTTAATGAAAGTAACACAgttatttcattattagcACAAATTTGTGTGTTATTCAAAAATGGCACTGAAAAACATGATTTGGAATCAATGGTTAAACAGAAATTTTTCAGTTTTGTTACCTATGTTGGCGATAAAGTAAAAGTGGAAGATTATGATTATTTGACAGCTGCCATTACCAAAGTTGAGGTTAAAAACGTTGAGAATGAGGAATGTACAGACGAAGGAAGAATGGTTACTATTGGAGCTAAAATTAAATCTAAGGGCAATATTAAGGGTAAAATTAAGGGTAGTAAAGGCAGCAAGCCAAAAAAGAAATCTGATAATAATcctaaaaatatcatttcaaataaat encodes:
- a CDS encoding Ribosomal RNA large subunit methyltransferase K/L (overlaps_old_locusTagID:BBM_III06685), whose amino-acid sequence is MTTCSGDKLYKLYVKCVFGIEKYLHNELLSFGFPQNDMTISHSSVSISNVSLKHAYFLSYFSRFAKQIYLQLATFTSHNSIDLLNSCRNVEWSNYLNPYVSFMVKSDISRGLDSFKSNNYTSLVVKDAIMDYFAHKYKLNVDLKNPDLTFLLTINSAKESSLYVDLVGTKLNNRIYRHQSFIQDIDSTLANSLLDDSGYIDNSIISLEDYLNYFNHYPDINNTKQLYDRLSEKFITNYRKNSMIDTSCSIGTITIEYAMINSGISPGSFIRHFSSEIFNHNDLNALKTLICYSNMIRQIKKLKQQDFSVFGCEKSWEKINIAVHSANNAGVLRHIKFYQGSPLDTFQYIKDDITNPTFICTLPLTGELRKEIRNGKPTHLKKYHHNMLNKLLNYIKLTYKNPKLLLLIPNCFKKKVIEEVINQKLEGGRTMYFSGIQWACYNYNCNIK